The Methanobrevibacter oralis genomic sequence AACTTGTATCACTTGTTTCCATATAAGATCTATATATTGTTAAAGCAAATAAAGCTATTACTAACACGCCTCCGAATAATAAAATGTATTCTGCAGCTCCTTGTCCCGATTTTTCTGTGATGATTGTTTTCAAAATTTTCATATTTTCACCCATATTTATTATGGGTTTTCCATTATATTAATATTACTATTTATTAAAAAAGTAATACATTTTCTTATTTTCGATATTTGCTTCTTATTTCATTGTTTTATCAGTTATATTTATAAATAATTTAAAATATAATCTATTATTAGTTTAATAATAGAGTGATAATTTTATAAGGGTGAAATCGTGGGGAATAAATCAAAATTAATTTCAGGAATTATTTTATTTGCAATTGGTGTTATAATTGCATATGAAACAGTAGTATATAATTTGTTAGATATTTTATTAATTATTGGTTTTATTATAGCAATGGTTGGTATTGTATTTGTTATCGTTTATTTTGTTGATAATAATGCAGATAGAACTAATAATATTTT encodes the following:
- a CDS encoding class III signal peptide-containing protein; this translates as MKILKTIITEKSGQGAAEYILLFGGVLVIALFALTIYRSYMETSDTSLKAKDDIIDVRNTILDNRTHV